A window from Leptospira meyeri encodes these proteins:
- the fsa gene encoding fructose-6-phosphate aldolase — MNLFLDTANIDEIKKVHELGLLDGITTNPSIIAKSGRKFTEVIKEICSFVKGPVSAEVLATDAPTMIKEGLELSKIAENVVVKVPLIPEGIKAVNAFAEKGIQTNVTLCFTANQALLAAKAGASFISPFVGRLDDVGYDGLELISEIRDIYDNYGIETQILAASVRHPIHFKEVALRGADCVTLPYSVFEMLFKHPLTDSGLAKFVEDSKKLNW; from the coding sequence ATGAATTTATTTTTAGACACAGCCAACATAGACGAAATCAAAAAGGTCCATGAACTTGGTCTCCTAGATGGTATCACCACAAACCCATCCATCATCGCAAAATCCGGCCGTAAGTTCACGGAAGTCATCAAAGAAATTTGCAGTTTTGTAAAAGGACCAGTAAGTGCAGAAGTTCTTGCTACTGACGCCCCTACAATGATCAAAGAAGGTTTAGAACTTTCTAAAATTGCAGAAAACGTAGTCGTAAAAGTTCCGTTGATTCCAGAAGGGATCAAAGCAGTGAATGCATTCGCTGAAAAAGGAATCCAAACAAATGTAACCTTATGTTTTACTGCCAACCAGGCTTTACTTGCTGCGAAAGCTGGTGCAAGTTTCATTTCCCCTTTTGTGGGTCGTTTGGATGATGTTGGTTACGATGGATTGGAACTCATTTCTGAGATCCGAGACATTTATGACAACTATGGAATCGAAACACAAATCCTTGCAGCATCGGTGCGTCACCCCATCCACTTCAAAGAAGTAGCTCTTCGTGGGGCAGATTGTGTCACCCTACCATATTCTGTATTTGAAATGCTTTTCAAACACCCACTCACTGATAGTGGACTTGCAAAGTTTGTTGAAGATTCGAAAAAACTTAACTGGTAA
- a CDS encoding pseudouridine synthase — MRINAFLAKLGLGSRRKVEELVLSGRIKVNGSTITDLSFQVSEEDSVSFDGKAVQMEAESLKRPKIIAFNKPAGYLTSHEDKFHENTIFSLLPEGFQKYNYAGRLDLDSRGLLLLSFDGDFIQKVTHPRNKIDKEYIISLKQPVAWKAIAEEFMLGVREGGDTLRALSVKPANVVPEKTAPGFTSYLSIILKEGKKRQIRRMCKAKEMVVLDLYRIRIGKLDLRDFVLDEGKYKVVTEEQVLGKPTA, encoded by the coding sequence ATGAGGATCAACGCATTTCTAGCCAAATTAGGTCTCGGTTCCCGTAGGAAAGTAGAAGAGTTGGTTCTCTCAGGAAGAATCAAAGTCAATGGGAGTACCATCACTGACCTTTCGTTTCAGGTTTCGGAAGAGGATTCTGTAAGTTTTGATGGCAAAGCCGTACAAATGGAAGCGGAGTCTTTGAAACGACCCAAAATCATTGCTTTCAATAAACCTGCTGGTTACTTAACTTCTCACGAAGACAAATTCCACGAAAATACTATTTTTTCCCTTCTTCCTGAAGGTTTCCAAAAATACAATTATGCCGGTCGTTTGGATTTAGATTCCAGAGGACTTTTACTTTTATCCTTTGATGGTGATTTCATCCAAAAAGTAACTCATCCTAGAAACAAAATAGACAAAGAGTATATTATCAGTTTAAAACAGCCGGTGGCTTGGAAAGCCATTGCCGAAGAGTTTATGTTAGGTGTAAGAGAAGGTGGAGATACCCTTCGAGCTCTTTCTGTAAAGCCAGCAAATGTTGTTCCAGAAAAAACGGCCCCTGGTTTCACAAGTTACCTAAGCATCATCCTAAAAGAAGGGAAAAAGAGACAAATTCGCAGAATGTGCAAGGCGAAAGAAATGGTGGTTCTTGATCTCTATCGGATTCGGATCGGAAAATTGGATTTACGAGATTTCGTTCTGGACGAAGGGAAATATAAGGTGGTGACCGAAGAACAGGTTCTTGGAAAACCAACTGCTTAA
- a CDS encoding HPP family protein — MDRPKRSLRFAVWSLISSTVSIWSILAVTNLSGHSLLIGSFGATAVLLFAVPDAPLSQPRNLIGGHLISACIAVILVATLGTNFFTIGFSVGLSIFVMYLTHTLHPPGGATAMIGVLGGVGVDFILFPVFIGVMILLVNALVVNNLVHHRKYPVVWF, encoded by the coding sequence ATGGATCGTCCTAAACGATCGCTTCGATTTGCGGTTTGGAGTTTGATTAGTAGTACAGTATCCATCTGGTCCATTCTTGCAGTAACCAATTTATCAGGACATTCCCTGCTCATTGGTTCCTTTGGAGCTACGGCAGTCCTACTTTTTGCTGTTCCTGATGCGCCACTTTCCCAGCCAAGAAATTTAATCGGGGGTCATTTAATCTCAGCTTGCATTGCTGTAATCCTTGTGGCCACTCTCGGAACCAATTTTTTTACCATTGGATTTTCAGTCGGACTTTCTATTTTTGTGATGTATTTGACTCACACCTTACATCCGCCAGGTGGTGCGACGGCTATGATTGGAGTTCTTGGAGGAGTGGGCGTGGATTTTATTTTATTTCCCGTTTTCATCGGGGTGATGATCCTACTTGTGAATGCACTTGTAGTCAATAATTTGGTCCACCACCGAAAGTATCCGGTGGTGTGGTTTTAG
- a CDS encoding TRAP transporter small permease: protein MKFVERILNTLSFGEKWAGGICFLLLTLLMIADVSKREVIDKVFNWVMDITEAYPNTSVAGFVGDWSVYIAESIHGGTSGFLEWLGLGGIIWAQKLSLYFMLWGGLFGSALASAKGSHLRPEIADKVLPKAILHYVKIIEQWVIALFFLFLAYLSVIYVLESISLDEVNPVTEIHLWKVQMIFPYIFLSMGFRHLCYGIFPALIPSDINEATEALELAEKELSESNSRGNH, encoded by the coding sequence ATGAAATTCGTCGAACGAATTCTAAATACTTTGAGTTTCGGCGAGAAATGGGCGGGAGGAATTTGTTTCCTTCTGCTCACTCTTCTCATGATTGCTGACGTTTCCAAAAGAGAGGTCATCGATAAAGTTTTCAATTGGGTAATGGATATCACTGAAGCCTATCCCAATACCAGTGTTGCCGGTTTTGTCGGCGATTGGAGTGTTTACATTGCAGAATCCATCCATGGCGGGACTTCAGGATTTTTAGAGTGGTTAGGCCTTGGTGGAATTATTTGGGCACAAAAACTATCGCTCTATTTTATGTTATGGGGTGGGCTTTTCGGGTCTGCACTCGCAAGTGCAAAAGGATCGCACCTACGTCCAGAAATTGCGGATAAAGTATTACCAAAGGCGATTCTACATTACGTAAAAATCATCGAACAGTGGGTGATTGCATTATTCTTTTTATTTCTAGCTTACTTATCAGTCATTTATGTTCTAGAAAGTATCAGCTTAGATGAAGTAAATCCTGTCACAGAAATTCATCTATGGAAAGTCCAAATGATATTCCCTTACATATTTCTCTCAATGGGTTTTAGACATCTTTGTTATGGAATTTTTCCGGCACTCATTCCTTCCGATATCAATGAAGCCACTGAGGCTTTGGAACTTGCGGAAAAAGAACTTTCCGAATCTAATTCACGGGGGAATCACTAA
- a CDS encoding DnaJ domain-containing protein → MDKKLLLNDSLHFLGLGPGFTESELKESYHKLAKKYHPDSGEFTSDVMFLELNKHYESLKDHLLIHPEEESSFSKSGDLFVSSEVPSSSKPSKDPVFQEYKLAKEKETEAILNYYEKRNLHPIELSESLNKELVQLRKDLEPVLSVYAEILKKHPTSLWAKDAKDSLERLRVWWS, encoded by the coding sequence ATGGACAAAAAATTACTGTTAAATGATTCCCTTCATTTTTTAGGCCTTGGGCCAGGGTTTACAGAATCTGAACTCAAAGAATCATATCATAAACTAGCTAAAAAATACCATCCAGATTCCGGTGAATTTACCAGTGATGTGATGTTTTTAGAGCTAAACAAACATTACGAATCTTTAAAAGACCATCTCCTGATCCATCCAGAAGAGGAGTCTTCTTTTTCTAAAAGCGGTGACTTGTTTGTTTCCTCAGAAGTTCCTTCGAGTAGCAAACCGTCCAAAGATCCTGTATTCCAAGAATACAAATTGGCCAAGGAAAAAGAAACAGAAGCAATTTTAAATTATTATGAAAAACGAAACCTCCATCCCATTGAACTTTCGGAAAGTTTGAATAAGGAATTGGTTCAGTTACGTAAAGACTTAGAACCAGTTCTTTCCGTCTATGCAGAGATTTTAAAAAAACATCCGACAAGTCTTTGGGCAAAAGATGCCAAAGATTCGTTAGAACGACTTCGCGTTTGGTGGAGTTAA
- a CDS encoding TRAP transporter large permease, which translates to MGSWGILLLLLALILLRQPLIILMGAITVYCYYFLPDPPLESLQELNSIIGDLFFAGDKEILLAIPLFIIAGNLMTHGSIARRLIRIAQAMTAPIPAGLAIAGVFSCGIFAAISGSSPVTLIAIGGLMYPSLTKAGYPTQFSMGLLASGGTLGIIIPPSIPMIVYAIMVGVSVTDLFIAGIGPGILLMSLLMIYSVLRAGNVGRGKWDWAEIRTAWKEGVLALLMPVVILGGIYSGFFTATESAAIAVFYAILVEVFIHKELSFPKIPKIMAESAEMLGILFLILILAVSLNKFMIENEIPQNLVATMSELISSPVTFLIGVNVLLLIVGMFMDIMSAILVLAPLLAPMAVNYGINPVHFGIIMIVNLEIGYLTPPVGVNLFVASGIFKQPLGKVIQSVAPIVGLFLIGLILISWIPEISLGLVGGEAAAPTP; encoded by the coding sequence ATGGGTTCTTGGGGAATACTCCTACTCTTACTCGCTTTAATTTTACTCAGACAACCACTCATTATACTGATGGGTGCCATCACAGTCTATTGTTATTACTTTTTACCAGATCCTCCTCTTGAATCTTTACAAGAACTCAATAGCATCATCGGGGATTTGTTCTTTGCTGGTGATAAAGAAATCCTACTTGCGATTCCTCTTTTCATCATTGCAGGGAATTTGATGACTCATGGAAGTATTGCAAGAAGGCTCATACGGATCGCGCAAGCGATGACCGCTCCCATCCCTGCAGGACTTGCCATTGCCGGTGTATTTTCCTGTGGGATCTTTGCCGCCATCTCCGGATCGTCACCAGTGACTCTCATTGCCATTGGTGGTCTCATGTATCCTTCTCTTACCAAAGCAGGTTACCCCACTCAGTTTTCGATGGGTCTACTTGCCTCGGGAGGAACACTGGGGATCATCATTCCACCAAGTATTCCAATGATCGTATATGCGATTATGGTGGGGGTTTCTGTAACCGATCTTTTCATTGCAGGGATTGGTCCTGGAATTTTGCTCATGTCACTCCTCATGATCTACTCCGTGTTACGTGCGGGAAATGTAGGTCGCGGGAAATGGGACTGGGCGGAAATCCGAACTGCATGGAAGGAAGGTGTTCTTGCCCTTCTTATGCCAGTGGTGATTCTTGGAGGAATTTATTCAGGATTCTTCACTGCAACGGAATCTGCAGCAATTGCAGTGTTTTATGCCATCCTAGTGGAAGTATTCATCCACAAAGAACTAAGTTTTCCTAAGATTCCAAAAATCATGGCTGAAAGTGCAGAGATGTTAGGGATTTTATTCCTCATCCTAATCCTTGCGGTCAGTTTGAACAAGTTCATGATCGAAAATGAGATTCCACAAAATCTCGTGGCGACAATGTCTGAACTCATTTCAAGTCCTGTGACTTTCCTCATTGGAGTAAACGTTTTGTTACTCATCGTGGGAATGTTCATGGATATTATGAGCGCGATTTTGGTTCTTGCTCCACTACTCGCACCAATGGCTGTCAACTATGGGATCAATCCTGTTCACTTCGGAATCATCATGATTGTGAACTTGGAAATTGGTTACTTAACCCCGCCAGTTGGTGTAAACTTATTTGTGGCTTCAGGAATCTTCAAACAGCCGTTAGGTAAGGTGATCCAATCCGTAGCTCCTATTGTGGGACTATTTCTCATTGGCCTTATCCTCATCAGTTGGATTCCTGAGATTTCACTTGGTCTAGTCGGTGGAGAAGCAGCAGCACCCACACCGTAA
- a CDS encoding lipoprotein LipL45: MKASKLTIMGLALLFTGLTVCKKPDAEVSEAPKKPADLSAVVVFAVGDSKIQHADQTEEKAQLGALLKSGDNVVTGDNGKVDIQFADGSSIRISPKSAIDFAKLSQDNSGTTDTQIALVSGKVFAKVNKAKKEDNFTVVTPTAIAGVRGTSFIVEAAEGKPAKVKVVEGAVAFAPRVPALEKLSTEEISGNADLKKLQESLAKAEVILEKDQASTQSAKSADLAKAADIQTLDLNKAFKTSEKEKLVVESAKLTKNEEQEIKTIVTVDKKTAEEIAKLSETAQTEKLDELKKQEIDAKRHAIEGEVAKRQEEEKKKFEDSLANQPKEFKSKKDIVNYYERIEKIVLVDGKTVIGAIINQENGQLIVHTENGVKRIDMDNVEEVIYDLQQKSKF, translated from the coding sequence ATGAAAGCATCGAAACTAACCATAATGGGCCTTGCGCTTCTTTTCACTGGTCTTACTGTTTGTAAGAAACCAGACGCAGAAGTGTCTGAAGCACCAAAAAAACCAGCAGATTTATCTGCGGTAGTCGTATTTGCGGTCGGAGATTCAAAAATCCAACACGCAGACCAAACAGAAGAAAAAGCACAGCTTGGTGCCCTTCTGAAATCAGGGGATAACGTAGTCACAGGCGACAATGGAAAAGTAGACATCCAATTTGCGGATGGATCGAGCATTCGTATCTCTCCTAAGTCCGCGATTGACTTTGCGAAACTCTCCCAAGACAATTCTGGAACAACAGACACTCAAATTGCTCTCGTTTCAGGAAAGGTATTTGCGAAAGTCAACAAAGCTAAGAAAGAAGACAACTTTACTGTCGTAACACCGACTGCGATTGCGGGTGTGCGAGGAACGTCTTTTATCGTAGAAGCTGCAGAGGGAAAACCTGCGAAAGTAAAAGTAGTTGAAGGTGCGGTAGCATTTGCTCCACGTGTTCCTGCTTTAGAAAAACTTTCTACAGAAGAAATCTCTGGAAATGCTGACTTGAAAAAACTCCAAGAGTCTCTTGCAAAAGCAGAAGTCATCCTAGAGAAAGACCAAGCATCCACTCAATCTGCGAAATCTGCTGATCTTGCAAAGGCTGCTGACATCCAAACTTTGGATTTGAACAAAGCATTCAAAACTTCTGAAAAAGAAAAACTCGTTGTTGAAAGTGCAAAACTTACTAAGAACGAAGAGCAAGAAATCAAAACCATCGTAACAGTGGATAAAAAAACTGCAGAGGAAATTGCAAAGCTTAGTGAAACAGCTCAAACTGAAAAGTTAGATGAGTTGAAAAAACAAGAAATTGATGCTAAGAGACATGCAATTGAAGGTGAAGTTGCAAAACGCCAAGAAGAAGAGAAGAAAAAATTCGAAGATTCTTTGGCTAACCAACCAAAAGAGTTTAAATCTAAAAAAGACATCGTAAACTACTACGAAAGAATTGAAAAAATCGTTCTAGTAGACGGAAAAACAGTAATTGGAGCGATCATCAACCAAGAAAACGGACAGTTGATTGTTCATACTGAAAATGGTGTTAAGAGAATTGACATGGACAATGTAGAAGAAGTCATTTACGACCTTCAACAAAAATCCAAATTCTAA
- a CDS encoding DUF1574 domain-containing protein, whose amino-acid sequence MKSKPFLFYPVVLFLFIFLIDKIFLLPVFHHDFLQAGNSVFYYQRKVLANRLLADKEASEKNLALVFGDSRSYPFSELGIPDSHKKNWTLYNFSSPQGIPMNSYIQLKDLLAKGVTPEFVILSLSPEAFDDNKGFILSPFLRMGCNSECLDIVWKDIPLKEKWTYFLDKLFVIRSMELNLSLFSSRLKQGKLKEYNPRYNQEFQLINFSKGEYLMYGVQSNPIEKIKKDTLRIGSLYMSSYHLGESQKPYVEAFLELTRKNKIKTLVLWPKVYSDYYKYYEKFHIKEVWWEPIELLAKSYGAYTLNWNKEGTCDLFNDASHQSAFCFIDQMKDIWVSYAEK is encoded by the coding sequence TTGAAATCAAAACCGTTTTTATTTTATCCAGTTGTTCTTTTTTTATTTATCTTTCTTATAGATAAAATTTTTCTTTTGCCTGTCTTTCATCATGATTTTCTTCAGGCGGGGAATTCTGTTTTTTATTACCAAAGAAAGGTTTTGGCAAATCGGCTTCTTGCAGATAAGGAAGCTTCTGAGAAAAATCTCGCACTCGTATTTGGTGACTCTCGGTCCTATCCTTTTTCTGAATTAGGAATTCCAGATTCCCATAAAAAAAATTGGACTCTCTATAACTTCAGTAGTCCCCAAGGAATTCCCATGAATTCCTATATCCAATTGAAAGATTTGTTAGCGAAGGGTGTCACTCCTGAGTTTGTCATTCTTTCTCTTAGCCCGGAGGCTTTTGATGATAACAAAGGATTCATCCTTTCTCCTTTCCTTCGAATGGGTTGTAACAGCGAATGTTTGGATATCGTATGGAAGGACATCCCTCTCAAAGAAAAATGGACGTATTTTTTGGATAAACTCTTTGTGATCCGCAGTATGGAGTTGAATTTATCTTTATTTAGTTCCCGTCTCAAACAAGGAAAATTAAAAGAATACAATCCACGATACAACCAAGAGTTCCAACTCATCAACTTCAGTAAAGGTGAGTATCTAATGTATGGGGTTCAGTCTAATCCAATTGAAAAAATCAAAAAAGATACACTCCGGATCGGAAGTTTGTATATGAGTTCTTATCATTTGGGGGAATCACAAAAACCTTATGTAGAAGCCTTTTTGGAACTCACTCGCAAAAATAAAATTAAAACCTTGGTTCTGTGGCCAAAGGTTTATAGTGATTACTATAAATATTATGAAAAGTTTCATATAAAAGAAGTTTGGTGGGAGCCAATTGAATTGCTTGCAAAATCTTACGGCGCCTACACTCTTAATTGGAATAAAGAAGGTACTTGTGATTTATTTAATGATGCCTCACACCAATCAGCTTTTTGTTTTATTGACCAAATGAAAGATATTTGGGTAAGCTACGCTGAAAAGTAG
- the lipA gene encoding lipoyl synthase has protein sequence MNPLKKKPRSKNISPRVDLPSWMKVRVSFPTEGDALSKVREEVESKKLHTVCESASCPNLNHCWNRRTATYMLSGDICTRRCQYCDVAFGKPNPLDLEEPERVARSVAELELRHVVLTAVNRDDLKDGGAGHFAETITKIKTYRPTCSIEVLIPDFKAKEDSLQILYAAKPNIINHNIETVERLFPTITPQKNYKRSLEVLSHIAKHGFLTKSGLILGLGETDEDVKQCLEDLFTHGVRMLTIGQYLQPGPTHYPVQEFVKPETFDFWKEFAYRIGFKTVASGPLVRSSYHAEEYFSEKAN, from the coding sequence ATGAATCCGCTAAAAAAGAAACCTCGCTCCAAAAATATTAGCCCTCGGGTGGATCTTCCTTCCTGGATGAAAGTGAGAGTGAGTTTTCCCACGGAAGGGGATGCCCTATCCAAAGTGCGAGAAGAGGTCGAATCCAAAAAACTGCATACAGTTTGTGAATCCGCAAGTTGCCCAAACCTCAACCACTGTTGGAACCGTAGGACCGCCACATATATGTTGTCTGGGGACATTTGTACAAGGCGATGCCAATACTGCGATGTAGCCTTTGGAAAACCAAATCCCCTTGATTTGGAAGAACCTGAGCGCGTGGCGCGGTCAGTGGCAGAACTAGAATTACGCCATGTGGTGCTTACTGCTGTCAACCGTGACGATCTAAAAGATGGGGGAGCAGGCCATTTTGCAGAAACCATAACCAAAATCAAAACCTATCGCCCTACTTGTTCGATCGAAGTTCTTATCCCTGATTTTAAAGCCAAAGAGGATTCCTTACAAATTCTCTACGCAGCAAAACCGAATATCATCAATCATAACATTGAAACTGTGGAGCGACTTTTTCCCACTATCACGCCACAAAAAAACTACAAACGTTCACTTGAGGTTCTTTCCCATATCGCAAAACATGGATTCCTCACAAAAAGTGGCCTCATTTTAGGACTTGGTGAAACAGATGAAGATGTAAAACAATGTTTGGAAGATCTTTTTACTCATGGTGTTCGGATGCTCACCATTGGACAATATCTACAACCTGGACCCACCCACTACCCTGTGCAGGAATTCGTAAAACCAGAAACTTTTGATTTTTGGAAGGAATTTGCCTATCGTATTGGATTCAAAACGGTTGCTTCAGGTCCGCTCGTTCGTTCTTCCTATCATGCAGAGGAATATTTTTCCGAAAAAGCAAATTGA
- the purN gene encoding phosphoribosylglycinamide formyltransferase, with protein MGKIKRVVFLASGRGSNFTASVEYIRKKKLKLDLVALVTDNPEAKALGIAKSFGIATKVVPYTSYPQKADYHKDLLEEVETFDPDLIVACGYMRILKPEFVRRFRNRIINVHPSLLPAFPGLDSQKQALDYGVKVAGCTVHFVEEGVDTGPIILQKAIAIAPEWTEKELSLAILAEEHKILPLAIQLFCEDKLKIKERKVEILK; from the coding sequence ATGGGAAAAATAAAACGTGTCGTTTTTTTGGCCTCGGGCAGAGGGTCCAATTTTACCGCTTCCGTCGAGTACATTCGTAAAAAAAAGCTAAAGCTCGACCTGGTGGCCCTTGTGACAGACAACCCGGAAGCTAAGGCCCTCGGTATTGCAAAATCCTTTGGAATCGCAACCAAGGTCGTCCCCTACACGTCCTATCCCCAAAAGGCTGACTACCACAAAGATCTACTGGAGGAAGTAGAGACTTTCGACCCAGACCTGATTGTGGCTTGTGGGTACATGAGAATCCTAAAACCAGAATTTGTTCGTAGGTTCCGAAACAGGATCATCAATGTCCATCCAAGTCTACTCCCCGCCTTCCCTGGACTCGATTCCCAAAAACAAGCATTGGACTATGGGGTAAAAGTTGCAGGGTGTACGGTTCATTTTGTGGAAGAAGGTGTGGATACAGGTCCTATCATATTGCAAAAAGCGATTGCCATTGCCCCCGAATGGACTGAAAAAGAACTATCCCTTGCAATCCTTGCGGAAGAACACAAAATTCTCCCGCTCGCTATACAACTGTTTTGTGAAGATAAACTAAAAATCAAAGAACGAAAGGTAGAAATCCTAAAATGA
- the fliS gene encoding flagellar export chaperone FliS — protein sequence MSLARKTGASAYNEYKANEISTVSQIKLIVMLFDGAIRFLGVAKDNMTPRKYDVVNNNIIKTQDIITELLLSLNMEEGKEVANNLLSLYVYLKKRLLEANMRKDKAIIEECIKILIELKISWEELEKKDTPNPNTTPGARPTGISITG from the coding sequence ATGTCGCTTGCGAGAAAAACCGGTGCCTCTGCTTACAATGAATACAAAGCCAATGAGATATCTACCGTTAGCCAAATCAAACTGATCGTGATGCTTTTTGATGGAGCCATTCGATTCCTTGGTGTGGCCAAAGACAATATGACTCCCCGAAAATACGATGTTGTGAACAACAATATCATCAAAACCCAAGACATTATTACTGAACTTTTACTTTCGCTCAATATGGAAGAGGGGAAAGAGGTTGCTAACAACCTATTGTCCTTATACGTTTATTTGAAGAAAAGATTGTTAGAAGCCAATATGCGTAAGGATAAGGCCATCATTGAAGAGTGTATCAAAATCCTGATTGAGTTAAAAATCTCCTGGGAAGAGTTAGAAAAAAAAGACACTCCAAATCCAAACACAACTCCTGGAGCACGCCCTACTGGAATTTCCATCACTGGTTAA
- the purH gene encoding bifunctional phosphoribosylaminoimidazolecarboxamide formyltransferase/IMP cyclohydrolase has translation MIEIKRALVSVSDKAGITEICSFLAKNGVEILSTGGTYDALSKAGIPVKKVDEFTGFPEILHGRVKTLHPKIHGGLLGDTTNPDHVKQMESNGIVPITLVIVNLYPFVKTVMKPDVTLEDAIENIDIGGPSMLRSAAKNHKNVVVLTDPKDYESFQSEFTANRGKVSRETAFQYAAKVFSETASYDSAISTFFNKKLDIKYPDKITFAFNKKQKLRYGENPHQDAAFYEPLFIKSQFEALQGKELSFNNMLDFDAAFHVASLLPKNAVSIVKHLNPCGIAFGENVLESFELARKTDPISAFGGIIGIHGRVEKDAAEEITKNFVEGVIAESFSEEALEIFSKKPNIRLIPITNFDEALDELDLRSLHHGLLIQNRDYDLITKDKLKVVSKKQPTADDLEGLMFAWNCVKFIKSNAIVYTDQNSTLGIGAGQMSRVDSVELGAMKAQKVGLSVVGSYVGSDAFFPFRDGIDAIAKVGAKAIIQPGGSIRDEEVIQAADEHGLIMVFTGMRHFRH, from the coding sequence ATGATCGAAATCAAAAGAGCACTCGTATCCGTTTCCGACAAAGCCGGAATCACGGAGATATGTTCCTTCCTTGCGAAAAACGGAGTGGAAATTCTTTCCACAGGTGGAACCTATGATGCCCTCTCCAAAGCAGGAATCCCTGTCAAAAAAGTAGATGAGTTTACTGGTTTTCCAGAAATCCTACATGGCCGCGTCAAAACCCTGCATCCGAAAATTCATGGTGGCCTTCTTGGTGACACAACAAACCCCGACCATGTGAAACAAATGGAAAGTAATGGAATTGTTCCCATCACTCTTGTGATTGTGAATCTTTACCCATTTGTGAAAACGGTGATGAAACCAGATGTAACACTAGAAGATGCGATTGAAAATATCGATATTGGTGGACCGTCTATGCTCCGTTCGGCGGCAAAAAATCACAAAAATGTTGTGGTTTTGACAGATCCAAAAGATTACGAATCTTTCCAATCTGAGTTCACGGCAAACAGAGGCAAAGTATCAAGGGAAACTGCCTTTCAATATGCAGCTAAAGTTTTTTCGGAAACTGCATCTTATGATTCAGCCATATCTACCTTCTTTAATAAAAAGTTAGATATCAAATATCCTGATAAAATCACTTTTGCTTTTAACAAAAAACAAAAACTGCGTTATGGTGAAAACCCACACCAAGATGCTGCGTTCTACGAACCACTATTCATCAAATCTCAGTTCGAAGCTTTACAGGGAAAAGAACTCTCTTTTAATAATATGTTGGATTTTGATGCAGCATTTCACGTGGCAAGTTTACTTCCTAAAAATGCAGTTTCCATCGTAAAACACTTAAACCCATGTGGGATTGCCTTTGGCGAAAACGTTCTAGAATCCTTTGAACTTGCAAGAAAAACAGATCCTATTTCTGCTTTTGGGGGAATCATTGGAATTCATGGCCGTGTGGAAAAAGATGCAGCGGAAGAAATCACAAAGAATTTTGTTGAAGGTGTGATTGCAGAAAGTTTTTCTGAGGAAGCCTTGGAGATCTTCTCCAAAAAACCTAATATTCGTTTGATCCCGATAACAAATTTTGACGAGGCCTTGGATGAACTTGATTTACGTTCTCTCCACCATGGACTTCTCATTCAAAATCGTGACTATGATTTGATTACCAAAGACAAACTAAAAGTGGTCTCGAAAAAACAACCAACAGCTGATGATTTAGAAGGGTTGATGTTTGCTTGGAACTGTGTGAAGTTTATCAAATCCAATGCAATTGTTTACACGGACCAAAACTCAACTCTTGGAATTGGCGCTGGCCAAATGTCTCGTGTGGACTCGGTGGAACTTGGTGCCATGAAAGCACAAAAAGTGGGACTTTCTGTTGTGGGATCCTATGTCGGTAGTGACGCATTTTTTCCTTTCCGAGATGGAATAGATGCTATTGCAAAAGTGGGTGCGAAGGCCATCATCCAACCTGGTGGATCCATCCGTGATGAGGAAGTCATCCAAGCGGCAGACGAACATGGTCTCATTATGGTGTTCACTGGAATGAGGCATTTCCGTCACTAA